AAGTTCTGTTACTGTTCTTGCTCTGCTGATCACACTGCACAAGCCTGTCCGGCCGGTAGCCACAGGAATATGGTTCTACTTTTTTTTTACTATGTTTGAGTTTGGATTTGGTTTTAATATCTCACAATCATCATTCACCCCCTTTATTGCCGTTGTTATTCCATCTACTATCCTACATTTTCTTTTGTTAATTATTACTTAGTCTAAGGTCTCCTCATACAAATCATGGATATCTTGGTCATTTCCTCTATCAGCTTTTATAAAAATAAGGAGGAAATAACAGGTGTACCGAAGAGAAAAAACATCAGCGCTCAACGAGAGTAAATGTGGAGGAAGAGGGCCCCCAGCCAAAGACGACAGTAAGGACACTCAACCGGTAATGCACATATCCGTAATAGTTACAATCGTTTTCATACAAGGGTTCTCAAGGAATCTTCTGCGACATGATGTTTCACATACTGCTTTCTGTTCAAATTATTCAAACATTGAAGTGTTTGATTGGTGTGCCAACCACACTAGTTTTATGCTTTTAAAGAAAATGACAATGAATCATATTAGACAAGAATTTCCAAAACCACAAAGAAAATTGCAGTACCACCAAAAGTGTCCCAATGACCTCCGAAGAGTAGAAATGACATAATATATTTTGAGAAAAATAAAGGTTGTCCACATCCAAGCATCACATGCATGCCGCAATTATTCTCTCCACGCTTATGTATTCTGAGACAAGAACTTACTATCAATAAAGGAAATAATGTATTGGAAATGATGGACAAAAGACATCTTGTTTGATGGACAAAAAAAATGCGGAATGTAAGTGTATAGGAAACGAAACAAGCAAAACATATAAAGGATGTGATTGAAATGCATCATGTACTGATCATATATTTCCTAAAATGGTTTACAACCTAAGCAAATGCAAAATTAGCAACATTCATTTCTTATAAGTAGTCTCACTAGACAAAAACAACGTAAGATTAGCACAAAGTGTCCATCCGAACCAAATCTATTGAGATTCCTTCAGACTACTCTGTACACAGCGTATATAAGAAAACAAtggcaaaaaaaaaaccttGACCAGGATGCAAGACGTTCACCACACAAGGCTTTATCAAGTAGCTGAACAGGAGTTCCAAAAAAAGAATTGGAGGCTTAATTTGCTAGTTGCACTTCTTTCGTCTTTGATATTTATCGCGGATGATATCGGGCCCGGGACTAATGTAGGCATTAGTCCCGGTTCCAACGGCTAGAGGGCGAGAGggatctttagtcccggttggagcctCAAACAGGCTTAAGTCCCATTTGGTGACACCAACGGGGACTACAAGGtgaccctttagtcccggttggaggcTCCACCCGGAACTATTTAGTCCTGATTGGTGTTACCATCCGAGACTAAAAAGCCCTTCGCGGTCTAATTTAAAAGAAAGACATCTCACCTAGAGTCACATGTGCTTGGGTGGCAAGGAAGTTTTACGCAAAGCGAGAGATCTTGGGTTTAGAGTCTCGCGGACCACCAGAATTGGTGGGGCTCACGAATTAATTTTTTAACATTGCAGACCATTTAGTTCCGGTTGCTACAATCGGGACTAAAAATCCAGGACCTTTTAGTTCCAATTGGGAAACCAACCGCCCAACCGGAACTACATCCCTATTCCGTACTAGTGTTGGTTTCAGAATATTAACTACAGGCAACCTCTTTTTTTTGGCACAAATGCTACAGGCAAGTAGTTATTACTAAATTGCTTCAACAGATTTGTAAGGCTTTTTAAATTAAACGATGAACAATTGATTCTAAATTCTGCCCCAGAATCAAAAGAAAAAACAAACAGCTTCATTCTTGAAGCGGATTGTCAGAATCTGAAGTTGTTTAACAACTAGTATTTAAAACTCAGTATATATGCAGTGTGAGAAGTACTACTCCCAAAATCCAATGTTATACTACTCGAATCCCCTTTGTGGTTTTGGAGAAATGATGTTGTATACCTGCCATTTGGAGTATTACATAAACTATTCTCTTTATTCATATTAAAAGTCAAATTCATAATCAGTTTTGAAGTATCTAACCTTTCCAAAACACGACCTCAAAAGCAGGATTGTGAAAAATTAAAAGCAAAAAATATAGAATTATGTTTCAAACAAACTCCCTAAGGGACCTTAATATACATCAGAAGAAAAAGTTTTCGGTCATAAATTCCATTTATTAAATAAGTAGTACACCATTGTTGCACAATTATGGTGCACTGTCAGGAAATGAATTGTCTCCATGATGTATAATGACAAGCATCAGGGACTATGATTTAGAACAGATTATCTAATCTGGAAAACATGCTGCAGTAGATTTGACAAATTAAAGCCATACTTACAGATAGTCTCCGTAGTGGTTTGCCAACAAAATTATCAGTTTGAGATGAAGCCAGATGGAAGTTGAGAGCATCCTTGGATATTGATCATCAATTGATCAGAAGATGGCATACCCTCCAACTCCAAGGAAGCGAGTGCTCCACAGTTTGTAATGCTCAACTTTGTCAATGCTCCACAGTCTTTAATGCTCAACTTAGTCAGTGCCTTGCAGGAATGAAGTCTTATCGATGTTAGAGCTGAGCACTTCAATATCTGAATTTCATTTAACTCGAGCTCTTCCTCCTCACAGGATTGGAAGTCAATCTGGCAATCATTTAGAGAGGACAAACCAACCAAGGACAAAGTCCTGAGGAATGGCATAATCTGAAATGGTGGAAGGATTTTCACTGCTGGACAGTCTTGGAGATGGAGGCTTTCTAAATTGGTGAGTGAAAGATTTTTAGCCAACCATAATGGAGTAGCACCTGCATAATTGACAACAGTAAGATGGGCAAGATTTTCATGCGGTTTAAGACCCTCCATTACTTTATCCTGGATAGTTGCTGGACTTGCGCTTGCACTCCCCCATGAGAGTGAAAGTGACCTCAAATGTTTCTTCTGTTTAATCCCTGCACGAGTCGCCTCCTCCTTGTTCGTGACATTCTCAAGATCAAGGATACTAAGTGACCCTTTGATCTCTTTTAAGTTCCCCAGCTGTGAAATATCAAAGCCATCTTTTTTTTGAACACGGAATTCTTTCAGTTCTTGTAGAAATTCAAGATCTCCAACTCTTGATATCTTTGAGTGCAATGATCCTGACCCGGGAACAAGCAGATAACGTAGGTTCACAAGATTATTCATACCCTCTGGTAAATCATCTAGACCATTCCAATGTCTGACGTCTAATGTTTGTAGGTGGTAAAGCTTACATATATGCTTAGGCAAAGGTTTGTGCTTGTCAGAAGTATATCTTAGTTCCAAATACCGCAGATGGATGAACTTTTTTATACTGGACAACAACATAACATCATTGAACTGCAACCGGAGAACCCGGACATAGTGTAGTTGCTCAAAAATAGTCACCAACTTGGCAGAGAAATTCTCATCATATAGCCCTACAAGAATTAAACTCTCCAAGCGTTTCAGGATATCCTTATCCTGGATGGAATCTAATTTCTCTTCGAAGTCCTCATTCCGTTCAATGCTTTGTTCGTTGTATGCCAGCTCAGTCCAGATTCCAAGATGGCAAGTGGAGGGGAAAACTTTTCTAAGATCTAAGCAATCAATAATTAGGCATTTCTTCACCATGACTTCTTGTGCAACATCATGCATTAAATCATGCACAACGAAGTACTGTTCATGTTTATGAAAGAAGCTCCAGTCTACCAGATCATCAAAACAATCACTTCCTTGATCCTCCAATTTCTTTCTCTCGTGCACAACAAAGCCCAAAGCAATCCATGTACGTATCAATTCCTCTTTGTCAAACTTGTACCCCTTTGGAAATATAGCACAGTAAGAGAAGAGCAGCTGAAGGTGGTAGGGAAGGTGATTGTAACTGAGCTTTAGTGCAGGTATAATGGCATCTTTCCTTTCATTAAACCTCCATTCATCGCTGTCTCGGATTCTTATCCAGTCCTCCACATTGACATTTCTTCTCAAAAGTGAGCCAACACTTTTTGCAGCTAATGGATTTCTGTTCAGTTTACTGGCTATATCTTCTGCAATCTTTAGTAGCTTTCTTTGGCCTTGAAAATTCTCATCGCCAAATATGCATCTTTTGAAGAAGGGGAAAAAGTCCTGTTCATCCAATCCATCCAAATTGATGTGATCGGCCTCTGTTCTGGTAGTTATCCTGGCAACCGATAAGCTCCGAGTGGTCACCAAAATCACGTTACCCTTGACTTGTGTAGCTCTGATAGGAGCCAACAGCTTGTCCCAACGACCCTCACTCTCTTCCCACATGTCATCCAACACAAGTAGAAACCTTTTGCTCAAAAATTTGTTCATATCATGTTGAAGCCCAGCAAGACTCTTGGTATTTTTGTGCCCACATTCAGGTATTTGTTCCAGAATCTTTTGTGTAAGCTTGACTTCATCAAAGTTAGCAGATACGTATATCCAGATCATGATGTCAAATTTAGCTTGTACTTCTGGGTCATTGTACACAAGTTGAGCAAGTGTTGTCTTTCCAACACCTCCGTCACCAACAATTGGAATAACAGATACTTGATCGCTTGATGCCCGGGTACTGATAACTTCTAAAATCTTGTTCTTCACGTTATCCCTGGAGAATACCTTAGTTTGAGTGGAGTATTGTGCATTTTCCCGCATGTCTGTGCTTGTTATTTTAATTGCTTGGATAACTGCAGCAAGTTTATCTGCATAGAGAGCCTCATAAACATTCCCACAAATGTTATGCAGTTTTTCCACTATAGCCCTTATACGTGCTATGTAAACCTTGTCATTCTTTGGATTCGAATGTCCGACGGCATGAGTAATAGTTTTCATCCAGCTTTTCTTCGGAATATTCTGTTTCACCTGTTCAATGCAAATGGAAGCACAAGAATTAAATCTCATGTCTTCCTAGCAAATGTTATTACAAACAGATGAGATTATTACACTATAACATGGTTACAGTTCTCCACTATTTGATATCCTTTAGAGATTATAACATGGTTACTCTTCCTAGCAAGAGTATCCTTTACAGTTCTCCACTATACCCAGGACCTCCTCCGTGATGATATATCATGGCCAGCAGTCATCCTTTCTCATCCCCACGACATGCATCCCCTCCATGAGGGCATCGTGTCGCCACCACC
Above is a genomic segment from Panicum hallii strain FIL2 chromosome 8, PHallii_v3.1, whole genome shotgun sequence containing:
- the LOC112903157 gene encoding putative disease resistance protein RGA3, which translates into the protein MFDPIVLASSTATWVINKLLDSLTKAAIKALLKKEDLDQEVEKLKNALQRTNLVLGAVPVGVAAGVKIENTNLEEPIQEVQQLATELTKYLDELEYYDIKDKVKQNIPKKSWMKTITHAVGHSNPKNDKVYIARIRAIVEKLHNICGNVYEALYADKLAAVIQAIKITSTDMRENAQYSTQTKVFSRDNVKNKILEVISTRASSDQVSVIPIVGDGGVGKTTLAQLVYNDPEVQAKFDIMIWIYVSANFDEVKLTQKILEQIPECGHKNTKSLAGLQHDMNKFLSKRFLLVLDDMWEESEGRWDKLLAPIRATQVKGNVILVTTRSLSVARITTRTEADHINLDGLDEQDFFPFFKRCIFGDENFQGQRKLLKIAEDIASKLNRNPLAAKSVGSLLRRNVNVEDWIRIRDSDEWRFNERKDAIIPALKLSYNHLPYHLQLLFSYCAIFPKGYKFDKEELIRTWIALGFVVHERKKLEDQGSDCFDDLVDWSFFHKHEQYFVVHDLMHDVAQEVMVKKCLIIDCLDLRKVFPSTCHLGIWTELAYNEQSIERNEDFEEKLDSIQDKDILKRLESLILVGLYDENFSAKLVTIFEQLHYVRVLRLQFNDVMLLSSIKKFIHLRYLELRYTSDKHKPLPKHICKLYHLQTLDVRHWNGLDDLPEGMNNLVNLRYLLVPGSGSLHSKISRVGDLEFLQELKEFRVQKKDGFDISQLGNLKEIKGSLSILDLENVTNKEEATRAGIKQKKHLRSLSLSWGSASASPATIQDKVMEGLKPHENLAHLTVVNYAGATPLWLAKNLSLTNLESLHLQDCPAVKILPPFQIMPFLRTLSLVGLSSLNDCQIDFQSCEEEELELNEIQILKCSALTSIRLHSCKALTKLSIKDCGALTKLSITNCGALASLELEGMPSSDQLMINIQGCSQLPSGFISN